The DNA segment GGCTATAGATTTTGATTTTAAAGAACTCTCAAGATCGATTCCGATTTGGACGATTTTCTTAACACCGGATTCCATTGCATTTTTTACAGAATCGGCGATTTCCAAACCTTGGGATTGTATTATATCAAGATGGCAATGTGTATCAGCTATAGAAACCATAGAAATCCCGTTTTAGTGAGTCACTTTTTGTGAATTCGATTGACTGAAAAGAGATTTTTTAGGATCTCTTCAGACAGGCGAAAGCCACCGGCTGAAAACCAAGTTTCGGGACATAAACCGTGGATATCAAAGCAACTTCCGCACTTATTTACTATAGACTGCGTTATAAGTACCAAGAGTACAAACTAAAGCTGGATCTAAAACTCTCCGAACTCAACCGTAAGGGAAGAGAAAGACTTACGGTTATGGTGATCCCCCACTCAGAACACAAAACCATCAACTTTCACATTTCCTATAGGGCGATTTCGATCTTTGTTGGAACGATCTTTATTCTTCTTATCATCAGTTCGATCAACGTACTCAGTCACAGCGGTTCAGTTCATCAACTTACCGAACTCAATCTTTCTAATAAAGACTTTATCAGACAATCTGCGAAGATGAAAGAAGAGATCAATTCTCTTCATGAATATGTGGAATACTATTATGGAAGATTAGCAAGACTTTATGTACGACTCGGAGGCGACCCGGCTAAGGTTTCCAAAGGAATCGGAGGAGCAGAACACCTTTCCACTCAACCGCCTTCTATCATAGAACCGAAATCATCCAATAGCGCGACAAACGAATTGCCTGAGGGAGCAGCTGTTTTCAGACTTAAAGAAGACGTTCACAACCTAAGGATCAGCAACGAACTCACTCAGGATATCATTTCCATTCTTAAAAAAAGAAAAAACATTCTGAAACAAACTCCTTCGATCTGGCCGGTAAAAGGTTATGTTCTTTATCCTTACGGACCTTATTTCAATCCAATCACCGGAAGAAAAGAATACAACAGCGGTGTGGATATTGGTTCGTTCGCTGGATCCGAAGTAATGGCAACCGCTCCAGGAACCGTTTATGAAATCGGCTATACAAGAAACACAGGTTACTTTGTAAAAGTCGGGCATAAATACGGATGGAAAACCATCTATTCCAATATGGATCGTCTCAAAGTAAAACAAGGCCAGCAAGTTTCTAAAACAGAAGTGATCGGTTTCGTCGGAAAGACGGAAGCTTCTCCGAATTATATGCTTCATTATGAAATTCATGTTGGAACTAGCACGAAGAATCCCTTTGCTTTCCTCAACCAAATTCAGGACTGAATGGCCACAACAGAAGAACACTTAATCGTAAATAGCATCATTGGCGAAGGCGCTGAGTTCAGCGGTGAGTTTAAACTTTCCGGTCTTTTGCGTATCGATGGAATTTTTAGAGGATCGATAAAAACCGAAGGAAAAGTCCTAATCGGTAAGTCGGGAATCGTCGATACTGACATCAAAGCCCGAATTGTGGTCGCTGGCGGTGAAATCAACGGGAATATTTACGCAAGCGAACGAGTCACTTTACTTGCTTCCTGTAGAATGAAAGGAGATATCGTATCTCCCAGAATCGTCATGGAAGAAGGAGTACAATTCGAAGGCAATTGTAAGATCAACCCAGTTGCACATTGAAAGTACTTATACCGCCATATCAACCTCCTAGAAAAGAAGCAGAAACCAGACAAACTGCCAAGGGTAAAAAGAATGGCGTATCCTCCGTTAGCGGGGGAAGTTCTGCAAATCAAACCGAAGCGATCGAAAGTCCCGCGTCTTCTTCCTTTTTAGATATCTTAGAAGAAATTGTTCCTTCCGGATCCGAATCCACAAAAGACTTAAACGCTCTCTGGAGAGATCTTCCCGAAATCGAAAAACGATTCTTAGATCTCCCATCCATAGAAAATTTGGAAGCGTATCAAAGACACGTTCAGTCCATTACAAAGGCAGTTATCGATCAGAATATGAGAGTAGAAACGTTTTCTAGGAGAATGAAAGGCGAGGCAAAAAAACTCTATCACGTCGTAAAGATCATCGATGAGAAGATTCAAATTTTGGCAGAACTGATCATGAACGAAGGAAATTCCGCTTTTAAACTTTTAAAATCCCTGACGGATATTCGAGGGTTACTGCTGGACATTCAAGAATAGAATTTTCACAGCCCAAAAATCCACTTCTCTTTTATACGCATAGGATCGTTGATTATTTTATAAGGTTCTATTCCAGTTTTTGGAACGCACTGTAAGTAAATAAGATGTTGCTTTGATTTTTGGTTTCCTATTCAATAATCTTTCGAAAAGCTTGTTAACCAATAAGAAATCTATATTGATTTCTAAAATAAAAAAAGGAGATCTAAATGGATTCAAAGTTCCGTTCTCTATACGATGATTTCAAAAGGAAAAATTTATTCAGAAAAATTTTACTTTTGGGTTTTTTATTCTTTCTAAATTCTTCTTTCGTTGCTTGTGCAAGTTTGAATTACATTGCGCGATTCGAAAAAAAGGGTCAGGTTGTAGACACTACTTCTATGACAAGCGAAGCCGAAAAACTAAAGCTAACGGATGTCGCGGACGTAAGCGCCTATGTTCTTGAAGTTCCTGCGGGCATTTCCTGGAACGGTAATACACTCCAGTATGATGAAAAGAAATGGGAAGTATTAGGAACCGTTCATTCCGATTACGATCAAGGCGGTCACATTTTCTGGTTTTACAATTATCTAGAAGAAGAGTCATGGAGAAAATCCTATTGCCACTGGCAAGTTCCGATCAATTGGATTACATTAGGCATCTGGGCATTTACTCCTCTCTATTATCCTTGCTGGGTTAGCGAATCAAAAGATGATGTACAGGCAGAAAACAATCGGAAGATGCGAATTACAAATTCGTTAAAGAAAATCACGAAAATCGCAGGTGGGAATACTGTTTTAGTCGAGTCGTTTGGTGATTTACGAATTAATTTTTATAATGCGAACACTGGTCAAAGTGGGGGCACGGTGAGTTACAAAACCATATCGGGACACGGATGGGCACTTAAAAAGAAAGATGATAAAGATAAAAAAGACAAAAAAAAGTAAATTCTAATTCTTAAAAGAGTTTATTCACTTTATAACAATTTCAATTTCATCGTTGTAAGAATCGAAAATACACAAAACATTTCGAATCTTACAACGTATTTTGAAAAAACTAATGCTTCCCTTGCAACCCGAGAGCCTCTATAATCCTTTCCATCGCTTCTAAATTCGGATACGCAATCGTCATCTTTCCTTTACCGGAACTTTGGTTGTGCCCGATTTCGATTTTCATAGAGTACTTTTTTCTAAACTTGTTTTCCAGTTCTACGATGTTGACGTCTTTCCGAGACTTCTTTTTTTCGGGAGCGGATTTTTCTTCGGTAAGATTGGAAACAAGTTCTTCCACTTGTCTTGCTGTTAAACCTTTTTCGGCGATTTGATAGGCAAGTTGTTCGATTTTTTTTCGATCAGCCAAAGACAAAAGAGGCCTTGCATGTCCCTCCGAGATTCTTCCGTTTTTAATCAGGTCTTGAACTATGTCAGGAAGTTGCAAAAGACGAATTAAATTCGATATTGTAGAACGATTCTTTCCGACTCGAGTGGAGATGTCCGTGATCTTTAGATTTAGCTTTTCGGAAAGAGTTTTGTAAGCAATCGCCTCTTCAATTGGATTGAGATCCTCTCTTTGAATGTTTTCTATGATCGCCATTTCCATCGATTGATTTTCGGAAACATTCTTAACGACTGCGGGAATTTTTACAAAGCCGGCAAGCTTACAAGCTCTGTATCGTCGTTCTCCGGAAATAATTTCGTAACCGACATCCAATTGTTTTACCACGATCGGTTGAATGACGCCGTGAGCTTTGATCGTTTCCGAAAGTTCTCTGAGAGATTCTTCCGAAAATGTTTTTCTCGGCTGTCCCGGATTGGGACGAATTTCATTCAAACGAATTTCACGAAGCGCTCCTTCGGATGAAGAATCGATCGGGGTTTTGTTTTCGTTAACCGGAATTAAATTTCCAAGTCCTCTACCGAGGGCTTTGGGTTTGATCGCCATTTTTAATTTTTCCCTGCGACTTCCAGAGCTAAATTTCTATAACTCTGAGCGCCGACTCCGTCCGGATCGTAACTCATAATCGTTTGTCCGAAAGAAGGAGCTTCGCTTAATTTTACGTTTCTTGGAATGATCGTCGTATAGACTTTATCTTTAAAATAAGACTTTACATCCTCTGCGACTTGGTTGGCGAGATTTGTTCTTTTGTCATACATCGTAAGAAGAACTCCTTCCAATTCGAGAGAAGGATTGAGTTGATTCTGCACAAGTGAGATGATTTTCATCAGCTGTGTTAAACCTTCCAAAGCGAAGTATTCGGTTTGAAGCG comes from the Leptospira sp. WS92.C1 genome and includes:
- a CDS encoding M23 family metallopeptidase, producing the protein MDIKATSALIYYRLRYKYQEYKLKLDLKLSELNRKGRERLTVMVIPHSEHKTINFHISYRAISIFVGTIFILLIISSINVLSHSGSVHQLTELNLSNKDFIRQSAKMKEEINSLHEYVEYYYGRLARLYVRLGGDPAKVSKGIGGAEHLSTQPPSIIEPKSSNSATNELPEGAAVFRLKEDVHNLRISNELTQDIISILKKRKNILKQTPSIWPVKGYVLYPYGPYFNPITGRKEYNSGVDIGSFAGSEVMATAPGTVYEIGYTRNTGYFVKVGHKYGWKTIYSNMDRLKVKQGQQVSKTEVIGFVGKTEASPNYMLHYEIHVGTSTKNPFAFLNQIQD
- a CDS encoding polymer-forming cytoskeletal protein: MATTEEHLIVNSIIGEGAEFSGEFKLSGLLRIDGIFRGSIKTEGKVLIGKSGIVDTDIKARIVVAGGEINGNIYASERVTLLASCRMKGDIVSPRIVMEEGVQFEGNCKINPVAH
- a CDS encoding YaaR family protein — encoded protein: MKVLIPPYQPPRKEAETRQTAKGKKNGVSSVSGGSSANQTEAIESPASSSFLDILEEIVPSGSESTKDLNALWRDLPEIEKRFLDLPSIENLEAYQRHVQSITKAVIDQNMRVETFSRRMKGEAKKLYHVVKIIDEKIQILAELIMNEGNSAFKLLKSLTDIRGLLLDIQE
- a CDS encoding ParB/RepB/Spo0J family partition protein produces the protein MAIKPKALGRGLGNLIPVNENKTPIDSSSEGALREIRLNEIRPNPGQPRKTFSEESLRELSETIKAHGVIQPIVVKQLDVGYEIISGERRYRACKLAGFVKIPAVVKNVSENQSMEMAIIENIQREDLNPIEEAIAYKTLSEKLNLKITDISTRVGKNRSTISNLIRLLQLPDIVQDLIKNGRISEGHARPLLSLADRKKIEQLAYQIAEKGLTARQVEELVSNLTEEKSAPEKKKSRKDVNIVELENKFRKKYSMKIEIGHNQSSGKGKMTIAYPNLEAMERIIEALGLQGKH